The Kocuria flava nucleotide sequence ATCTCGCGGGTCACTTTCGCGGTGGGGCGGAATTCCTTGCCCCGGGGCGTGGACCAGCCTCCGGAGACGCCGACCTCCGAGAGCCAGGAGATCTCGTTGTAGAAGACGTAGGAGGTGGACACGTCGGTGAACGGGGTCATCACCGGCCCGCGGTAGGGCATCCCGTCCCAGGCGTTGTGCATGACCACCGGCCGGAAGTCGGGGGAGTAGCCGTCGGAGAACAGCATGCCCCCGGTCGCCGTGTAGACGATGTCCTCCAGCCCATGGGTGGTGATCTGGGAGATCAGCCGGGAGGGCAGCGAGATGACGTGCTGGGCTTCCTGCCACTGCCAAAACAGACGGTTGGTGCCCTCGATGCGGGTGAGCGTGACCTGCCCGGGCAGGGACCTACCGAAGTAGTCGTCGGGTGATCCGGCGTTGAAGGTCATCATGCGGGCGCCGTTGGCCGGGTCGATCTCCTGTACGGCGCTCTCGGCAGAGACGTAGAGCTTGCCCAGCACCTCCACGATGGCGTGCAACACCTCGTAGGGCCAGTAGCTTGCGGTGCGGTGCGGCTCCTCACGCTGCCACAGCACCGTGGAGGTCGCCGGGTCGAAGGCGAAGACGACCGGAGCGACGCTGTAGTCGGTGCCGTTGGGACGGGTGGTGCCGTAGACGGTGTCGCCGATGGCCGTCAGGTGGTTGACCCGGTGGCCCGGGAAGAGGTCGTGGCGGATCGAGACCGTCCCGGTGGACTTGTTGATGATGCCCAGCGCACCGGTGGTGCCGGCGGGCGCCTCGCCGTAGTAGTCGTCGTACCCGTCGGGCACGGCGGCGAAGACGGCGTGGGAGTTGGTAGCGGCCCACGACTCGGCCCGCTCCTGCCCGCTGCCGGCCAGGGAATGAATCCGGCGATAGGAGGACGCCGAGCCCGCGCCCATGCTGATGACGTGGGAGTAGATGCCTCCGTCGCCGGTGCCGAAGTACAGGATGTTCCCTGCCACGGTCATTCCGGAGACCCAGCCGATCGCGGCGGTCTCCGGGGAGAGCTGGTAGGCGCGCGTGGACATGTTGGTGGCTGTCAGGCCCAGCTTGTCCTTCTGCTTGCCGCCGGCGTAGATGATGTTTGTAGCGCGGTTGAGCGCCGTCGCGCCGGGCAGGGCCGTCGCCTGCTGCGTGGAGCTGTAGCGGGACCAGTAGCGGAAGACGTAGAAGGTCCCGGAGTCGGTCTCCGGGGTGTCGAAGAAGAGGCCGGAGTACCCGGTGGAGGCCGTCGACGCGGTGAGCGCCATGCGAGTCGGCTCGGCGGCCACGGCCGGGGAGAGACGGGTGCCGCCGGCGAGGGCTGCGGCACCGCCGAGCAGGGCGACGGCGGAGAGCAGGGTGCGCCGCGTAGGCACGGCAGTGGAGAGCTCAGACACGGGGGTGTTTCCTTTCGCGGTGCTGTCTGGATGCAGCACGGGGATGGTGGCCGGGGACGCCACGGTGCCGAGCTTAGGCGTATGGCGGACTCGATCCCGAAGGTGTTTCTTTTTGCAACGCGACCGCGGGGCCCGAGCGCACCATGGCGGTGAGTCAGAGTCCGCTCAAATGCAGGAGGAGGCGGCTCGGTAGAACAACGCCGCCATTCGTCCGCGAGAAACTTCCTACAACCGTCGGTAGACCGTGCCAGTGGAGCTCGACCCTTCGGCGGTAATTTTGGCGTGGGACATCCACCAGACCGCCTTCTAAAAGGTCGAGAAGAAGGTGATGTCCTCCTGCAGGCTGCGAATCCCCTTGGGGTCGACGCCCTGCTGGGCCTCTACGGGCTGCTCATCCGTTTCCGGATGGCGGAGTCCCACGTGTTCGAGGCCAGTGCCGAGGCGGCAGCGGCCGACGTCGTCGTCGCCCGCCCGTCCGTGTGGCGCACCCTGTGGAGCGAGAAGCGGGCGGTCCTGCACATCTCGGCTCTGTCGATGAGCGGCGTGGTCGTCTTCTACACCTGGTTCATCTTCGCCCCGTCCTACGCGGTGGCCGTGCACGGGCTGGATGCCCAGCACTCCCTGGTGGCCGGGCTGCTGGTGCAGGGCGTGTTCCTGGGCATGATCCCGCTCATGGGCCGGCTGGCCGACCGGTGGGGCCGGAAGCCGCTGGCCTTCGTCTTCACCCTGGGCTTCGCCGTCCTGGCGTTCCCGCTGGAGTGGCTGCTGGGCTCCGGG carries:
- a CDS encoding S-layer homology domain-containing protein; translation: MSELSTAVPTRRTLLSAVALLGGAAALAGGTRLSPAVAAEPTRMALTASTASTGYSGLFFDTPETDSGTFYVFRYWSRYSSTQQATALPGATALNRATNIIYAGGKQKDKLGLTATNMSTRAYQLSPETAAIGWVSGMTVAGNILYFGTGDGGIYSHVISMGAGSASSYRRIHSLAGSGQERAESWAATNSHAVFAAVPDGYDDYYGEAPAGTTGALGIINKSTGTVSIRHDLFPGHRVNHLTAIGDTVYGTTRPNGTDYSVAPVVFAFDPATSTVLWQREEPHRTASYWPYEVLHAIVEVLGKLYVSAESAVQEIDPANGARMMTFNAGSPDDYFGRSLPGQVTLTRIEGTNRLFWQWQEAQHVISLPSRLISQITTHGLEDIVYTATGGMLFSDGYSPDFRPVVMHNAWDGMPYRGPVMTPFTDVSTSYVFYNEISWLSEVGVSGGWSTPRGKEFRPTAKVTREIMAAFLYRLAGSPAYTAPATSPFADVATTRAFYKHMAWLAAQGISTGWSGPGGTRLYRPESNVLRDQMAAFMYRLAGEPEFTPPAVSPFIDVPTSHVFGTVALTV
- a CDS encoding MFS transporter, whose protein sequence is MGHPPDRLLKGREEGDVLLQAANPLGVDALLGLYGLLIRFRMAESHVFEASAEAAAADVVVARPSVWRTLWSEKRAVLHISALSMSGVVVFYTWFIFAPSYAVAVHGLDAQHSLVAGLLVQGVFLGMIPLMGRLADRWGRKPLAFVFTLGFAVLAFPLEWLLGSGSVSLFASMGIASVLLAAACAPLGAIFTELVPTRVRATVVGFTYGGASPVFGGSAPYLNTWVSSQGMRAVFVVALIAACLVTAAVTLRMPETRTVELT